From the genome of Syntrophales bacterium, one region includes:
- a CDS encoding transglutaminase-like domain-containing protein, whose product MRSSRAFKIAANLLILIVWGGTLFFLLKQEDLLPGTVEPQSFELRIPAETEIDSWRSVYVDDVWIGYVHVLYGRGTEGFTAATTSLLRFGMFGQPRELLIESRQLLDDAHRLLEFETAISGLVGITVSGRRSGDGLHVTMAYGDVTMGKFFELDDRVFLDQGIVQVYRGTDLSPGDTRLLRVLNPMTLQSETATLRVLDREEGLLVMETHIAGLTTTSWIDDRGLVVREKTPNGWSIVAESRESVQRHLEASALTPVDILEKVAVPASGKLPRPRSVRSLTLRVSGCDIADIPCREPRQVLLDPDRGLIRITAHDESSLGGISLPAAGPKPESRLEPSLWIDSNDPAIGAMARSIVGGETDAWKASRLISDWVYRNIEKVPNPHVPIATEVLKHRRGDCNEHTSLFVALARAAGIPADMSAGLVYLEGAFYYHAWPRVFVGTWVDMDPTFGEAVADATHLELVSGDFSAQGRIAMTMGRIGLEIIDFEEM is encoded by the coding sequence ATGAGATCGTCCCGCGCCTTCAAAATAGCCGCCAATCTTCTTATCCTTATCGTCTGGGGAGGGACCCTCTTTTTTCTTTTGAAACAGGAGGATCTCCTCCCGGGGACTGTCGAACCGCAGTCTTTCGAACTTCGCATTCCTGCCGAAACCGAAATCGACTCTTGGCGAAGCGTCTATGTGGACGACGTCTGGATAGGGTATGTACACGTTCTCTACGGTCGCGGAACAGAGGGATTCACGGCGGCCACCACCTCCCTTCTCAGGTTCGGCATGTTCGGCCAACCCCGGGAACTTCTCATCGAAAGCCGACAGCTGCTCGATGACGCTCATCGTCTCCTGGAATTTGAAACGGCCATATCGGGACTCGTCGGGATTACCGTCAGCGGCAGACGATCGGGGGACGGACTTCATGTCACCATGGCCTACGGCGATGTTACCATGGGGAAATTTTTCGAGTTGGATGACCGTGTCTTTCTCGACCAGGGCATCGTACAGGTCTATCGGGGAACGGACCTGTCACCGGGGGACACCCGCCTCCTCCGAGTACTCAACCCCATGACCCTCCAGTCAGAAACGGCGACCCTCCGCGTACTCGACAGGGAAGAGGGTCTTCTGGTCATGGAAACACATATCGCGGGCCTGACGACTACATCGTGGATTGACGACCGGGGCCTGGTGGTCCGGGAGAAAACGCCCAACGGCTGGTCCATCGTGGCGGAATCGCGTGAATCGGTTCAGCGGCACCTCGAAGCTTCGGCTCTCACGCCGGTTGACATCCTGGAGAAGGTTGCCGTGCCCGCGTCAGGAAAACTCCCCCGTCCCCGATCGGTACGCTCCCTGACGCTGAGGGTCTCCGGCTGTGACATCGCGGACATTCCCTGCAGGGAGCCCCGCCAGGTGCTTCTCGATCCCGACCGGGGATTGATCCGCATAACCGCTCACGACGAATCATCCCTCGGCGGGATTTCTCTGCCCGCTGCCGGTCCAAAGCCTGAGTCCCGCCTGGAACCCTCCCTCTGGATCGACAGCAACGATCCCGCCATAGGGGCCATGGCCCGAAGCATCGTGGGCGGCGAGACAGACGCCTGGAAGGCCTCCCGCCTTATCAGCGACTGGGTGTACCGGAACATCGAGAAAGTCCCGAATCCCCATGTCCCCATCGCGACGGAGGTTTTGAAGCACCGCCGGGGGGACTGCAACGAACACACGTCCCTCTTCGTCGCCCTGGCCCGGGCGGCGGGCATACCGGCGGATATGTCCGCAGGCCTGGTATACCTGGAGGGCGCCTTTTATTACCATGCCTGGCCTCGGGTATTCGTGGGAACCTGGGTGGACATGGACCCCACATTTGGAGAAGCTGTGGCAGACGCGACTCACCTGGAACTGGTTTCGGGCGATTTCTCGGCCCAGGGGCGCATAGCGATGACCATGGGAAGGATCGGGCTTGAAATTATCGATTTCGAAGAGATGTAA
- a CDS encoding ABC transporter ATP-binding protein — protein MIELRNLTKRFGKTVAVDDLSLVIGKGEFFTIIGPNGAGKTTTLKLVAGLLKPTGGRVFVGGFDMAGQSDRAKSIMSYIPDIPYVYEKLTGREFLYFTGELYRLDPRRYRADTEELLELFLMKDQANQLLESYSHGMRQKIVISSALLSDPRIIIIDEPMVGLDPRSIRLVKDILRKRALGGTTVFMSTHTLSLAEEISDRLGIIHQGKFVALGNAGDIKKAAVDSEGLEDVFLKMTAED, from the coding sequence ATGATCGAACTGCGGAACCTTACAAAGCGTTTCGGAAAAACAGTCGCCGTTGACGACCTGTCTCTTGTCATCGGGAAAGGAGAATTTTTTACCATCATCGGACCGAACGGCGCGGGCAAAACCACCACACTGAAGCTCGTGGCGGGCCTGCTCAAACCGACAGGAGGCAGGGTTTTCGTCGGCGGCTTCGACATGGCCGGGCAGTCGGACAGGGCAAAATCCATAATGAGCTATATTCCGGACATCCCCTACGTGTACGAAAAACTCACAGGCAGAGAATTTCTTTATTTCACCGGTGAACTCTACCGGCTCGATCCCCGGCGCTACAGGGCCGATACCGAGGAACTTCTCGAGCTTTTCCTCATGAAAGACCAGGCGAACCAGCTCCTTGAAAGTTATTCCCACGGCATGCGCCAGAAAATCGTCATCTCTTCGGCCCTGCTGTCGGATCCGCGAATTATCATCATTGACGAACCGATGGTCGGCCTCGACCCGAGAAGTATTCGCCTCGTGAAGGATATTCTGCGAAAACGGGCCCTGGGAGGGACCACGGTGTTCATGTCGACCCATACGCTCTCCCTGGCCGAAGAAATCTCCGACCGCCTTGGAATCATCCACCAGGGAAAGTTTGTCGCCTTGGGCAACGCCGGGGACATCAAGAAGGCCGCCGTGGATTCCGAAGGGCTGGAAGACGTGTTCCTCAAGATGACGGCGGAGGACTGA
- the tadA gene encoding Flp pilus assembly complex ATPase component TadA has product MTALSKTAVGNDNPDDRQVTDLEQQLNYQKRFQDITYKIHASKNVKQILVDLRDEMLSLFDANSMTIYVIDDTTNEIYSMMLTGSTLGEIRLPIDNHSIAGCVAAKKKVLNIADAYDDAELRSIDKDLSFDRRWDLKSGVTTRQVLAVPVIYNGTIRGVVQLINTKSGKAFCTRDQSLVEEMAKVLGLAFYNQERIKQKKKSKFDYLIRRGLIGVEDLEKSWAEARDKRVTIEQYLMKTFKIPKSEIGNSLSEFYNCRFVEFSEKTATPYDLLKNLKEEYLRRELWVPLERTEGTIRIIIDDPNNIIKRDMIERLLKTRNVTYDIALYEDIVKFINHFYQTGDTEGTISDLIGRLDGDEDESELSVDEDITESDSIIMQLVNRIINDAYARNASDIHIEPSIIKKTLEVRFRVDGILMVYQRVPFGYRNAVVSRIKIMSNLDITERRLPQDGKIKFRRPRGDEIELRVATIPSQGGMEDVVMRILAKGETMPLEDMGLSERNYREMVENILVKPYGMCLVVGPTGSGKTTTLHAALHFINKPETKIWTAEDPVEITQYGLRQVQINPKIGFDFASAMRSFLRADPDVIMVGEMRDHETAKTGIEASLTGHLVFSTLHTNSAPETVVRLLDMGIDPLNFADSLLGILAQRLVRTLCKACREPYHPTREECDELAENYGEELFAMLNVPHGDDLTLNRAKGCTVCDGTGYRGRMGIHELLVATPEIKDIIQKQGTAENIRTKAVEQGMRTLLQDGIEKVLRGVTDFIQVRRVCIK; this is encoded by the coding sequence ATGACAGCACTTTCAAAAACCGCCGTCGGGAACGATAATCCCGACGATCGCCAGGTCACCGATCTGGAACAGCAGCTGAATTACCAGAAAAGATTTCAGGATATAACCTACAAGATCCACGCGTCAAAGAACGTAAAGCAGATCCTCGTGGACCTGCGGGACGAGATGCTCAGCCTGTTTGACGCCAATTCCATGACGATCTACGTAATCGATGATACCACGAACGAAATATACTCGATGATGCTTACAGGGTCGACCCTCGGAGAAATCCGCCTTCCCATCGACAACCACAGCATTGCCGGCTGCGTGGCAGCCAAAAAGAAGGTCCTGAACATCGCCGACGCCTACGATGATGCGGAACTGAGAAGCATCGACAAGGATTTGAGCTTCGACCGGCGCTGGGACCTGAAATCGGGGGTCACGACACGGCAGGTCCTGGCGGTACCGGTCATATACAACGGCACGATTCGCGGCGTCGTACAGCTTATCAACACAAAGAGCGGCAAAGCGTTCTGTACAAGAGACCAGTCCCTGGTGGAGGAAATGGCCAAGGTTCTGGGGCTGGCCTTTTACAACCAGGAACGTATCAAGCAGAAGAAAAAATCAAAGTTCGACTACCTTATTCGAAGAGGTCTCATAGGGGTCGAGGACCTGGAAAAGTCCTGGGCGGAAGCGCGGGACAAACGGGTAACAATCGAACAGTACCTGATGAAGACCTTCAAGATACCCAAGAGCGAAATCGGAAATTCCCTGAGTGAATTTTATAACTGCCGTTTCGTTGAATTCAGCGAAAAGACTGCAACCCCCTACGATCTGCTCAAGAATCTGAAGGAGGAATACCTGCGCCGGGAACTCTGGGTCCCCCTGGAGAGAACAGAGGGAACCATCAGGATCATTATCGACGACCCGAACAACATCATAAAGCGCGACATGATCGAGCGACTGTTGAAGACCCGGAACGTGACCTATGACATCGCCCTCTATGAAGACATTGTAAAGTTCATCAATCACTTCTACCAGACCGGCGATACAGAGGGAACTATCTCCGATCTCATCGGCAGGCTCGACGGCGACGAGGACGAAAGCGAACTCTCTGTCGATGAGGACATCACCGAATCGGACAGTATCATCATGCAGCTGGTCAACAGAATCATCAACGATGCCTATGCGAGAAATGCCTCTGATATTCACATCGAACCAAGCATCATCAAGAAAACCCTTGAGGTCAGGTTTCGGGTCGACGGCATCCTCATGGTCTACCAGAGGGTTCCCTTCGGCTACCGAAACGCCGTGGTGTCGCGGATCAAGATCATGTCGAACCTGGACATAACGGAACGGAGGCTTCCCCAGGACGGCAAGATCAAGTTCAGGCGGCCCCGGGGTGATGAAATCGAGCTTCGCGTCGCTACGATCCCGAGCCAGGGAGGCATGGAAGATGTGGTTATGCGTATCCTGGCCAAGGGGGAAACCATGCCCCTGGAAGACATGGGTCTTTCAGAACGTAACTACCGTGAGATGGTGGAAAACATCCTCGTAAAACCCTACGGCATGTGCCTGGTGGTGGGTCCCACGGGATCGGGAAAAACGACAACGCTCCATGCGGCGCTGCATTTCATCAACAAACCGGAAACCAAGATATGGACCGCCGAGGACCCCGTGGAAATCACCCAGTACGGGTTGCGGCAGGTTCAGATAAACCCGAAGATCGGTTTCGATTTCGCCTCGGCAATGCGGTCATTCCTCCGGGCCGACCCCGACGTCATCATGGTGGGTGAAATGCGCGACCATGAAACGGCGAAAACAGGCATCGAAGCGTCTCTGACGGGACACCTGGTTTTCAGCACCCTTCATACCAACAGTGCGCCTGAAACGGTCGTCCGCCTTCTTGACATGGGAATCGATCCCCTGAACTTCGCCGATTCCCTGTTGGGCATTCTTGCCCAGCGTCTGGTCAGGACACTCTGCAAGGCCTGCAGAGAACCATACCACCCCACAAGGGAGGAATGCGACGAACTTGCAGAGAACTACGGAGAGGAACTCTTCGCTATGCTCAACGTCCCCCACGGTGACGATCTGACCCTCAACCGGGCCAAGGGGTGTACCGTCTGTGACGGCACAGGCTACCGGGGACGCATGGGCATTCATGAACTGCTCGTTGCGACCCCCGAGATAAAAGATATCATTCAGAAACAAGGGACCGCTGAGAACATTCGCACCAAGGCCGTAGAACAGGGAATGCGGACACTGCTCCAGGACGGCATCGAAAAAGTGTTAAGGGGAGTTACCGATTTCATCCAGGTCCGTCGTGTCTGCATCAAGTAG
- the mutS gene encoding DNA mismatch repair protein MutS, giving the protein MNLTPAMRQYLDIKEQYPDCILFFRMGDFYEMFFEDAVVASNVLEITLTSRNKGREDSVPLCGIPYHAASGYLAKLIEGGFKVAICEQMEDPRETKGLVKREVVRVVTPGLVMDADNLSEKENNYIAAWYEEAGRYGLAFLDLSTGEFNVTETDDRETFTADVFSLGFKEVLLSSKTDGNSGLEALAAETRGCMVTRLDSSIFDYEEARTVLREQFPGDATRDVDLERYRSMTRAAGALVRYVRETQREGPAHVRALTWYHAGDHLVLDETARRNLELFATIQDNRKEGSLVHVLDKTVTAMGGRRLRRWMTYPLVSPGKIGERLAAVAEFKEDPARRSDIRGLLSRVYDLERLGSRVSMGVANGRDLVALGKSLGVVPALKDMVRPFNSPLPVSIVESMDDCDDVARLVERAIVDAPPLSIREGSLIKGGYDPQLDELVSMSMDGKRWIAAMEERERKKTGIGSLKIGFNNVFGYYIEVTKANSGLVPHDYVRKQTLVNAERYINEELKRYEEQVLNAEERRREREYDLFVEVREKIAREIARVQKTASLVADLDVLHSLAEVADLYGYCCPRVDDGDVISIREGRHAVVERMNLDDGFVANDTFLDRGANRFLIITGPNMAGKSTYIRQTALIVLLAQMGSFVPADSAEIGVVDRIFTRVGAGDSLARGRSTFMVEMMEVASILKNATAGSLILLDEVGRGTSTFDGLSIAWAVSEYIHDSERIGARTLFATHYHELTDIARTREGVKNYSIAVKEWGDRIIFLRRIVAGGTNRSYGIQVARLAGVPEAVLTRAREVLRNLERGELNETGLPKIADGRGLGRVKNPGQLSLFVDEGERVLRDIRELDTDTLTPLDALSMISLWKDRLKQ; this is encoded by the coding sequence ATGAACCTGACGCCGGCCATGCGGCAATACCTGGACATCAAGGAACAATACCCCGACTGTATTCTGTTCTTCAGGATGGGTGACTTCTACGAAATGTTTTTTGAAGATGCCGTGGTTGCCTCGAACGTCCTGGAAATAACCCTGACGTCACGAAACAAGGGACGGGAAGACAGTGTTCCCCTCTGCGGAATTCCTTACCACGCGGCATCGGGTTACCTTGCAAAGCTGATCGAGGGGGGATTCAAGGTTGCCATCTGTGAGCAGATGGAGGATCCCCGAGAAACAAAAGGTCTGGTGAAACGCGAGGTTGTACGGGTGGTGACACCGGGCCTGGTCATGGATGCCGACAACCTCTCGGAAAAAGAAAACAATTACATTGCCGCCTGGTACGAGGAGGCGGGACGATACGGCCTCGCCTTTCTCGATCTTTCCACGGGGGAATTTAACGTGACCGAAACGGATGACCGTGAAACCTTTACGGCCGATGTTTTCAGTCTCGGATTTAAGGAAGTTCTGCTCAGCAGCAAGACGGACGGGAATTCAGGTCTCGAGGCACTGGCCGCCGAGACCCGCGGCTGCATGGTGACTCGTCTGGATTCTTCGATCTTTGACTATGAAGAGGCCCGGACGGTTCTCAGGGAACAGTTTCCAGGCGATGCAACCCGGGACGTTGATCTTGAACGGTATCGGTCCATGACCCGGGCGGCGGGCGCGCTGGTGCGGTATGTGCGGGAGACACAGCGGGAGGGGCCGGCCCACGTACGGGCCCTTACCTGGTATCACGCCGGGGATCATCTCGTTCTTGATGAAACGGCGCGGCGTAACCTGGAACTCTTCGCCACGATTCAGGACAACAGGAAAGAGGGATCGCTGGTCCATGTACTGGACAAGACGGTTACGGCCATGGGCGGGCGCCGTCTCCGGCGATGGATGACGTACCCCCTTGTGTCTCCCGGAAAAATCGGCGAGCGCCTCGCCGCCGTCGCCGAGTTCAAAGAGGATCCGGCGCGCAGAAGTGACATTCGCGGACTCCTTTCACGGGTATACGACCTGGAGCGCCTGGGAAGCAGGGTGTCCATGGGTGTTGCGAACGGGCGTGACCTTGTGGCCCTGGGGAAGTCCCTGGGGGTGGTTCCGGCGCTGAAGGACATGGTTCGTCCCTTCAACTCCCCTCTTCCGGTTTCTATCGTCGAATCAATGGATGACTGTGATGACGTGGCCCGCCTGGTGGAACGGGCCATTGTCGATGCCCCGCCTCTTTCCATCCGCGAGGGTTCCCTGATCAAAGGGGGGTACGACCCACAGCTGGATGAGCTTGTTTCCATGTCCATGGACGGCAAGCGCTGGATTGCGGCTATGGAGGAACGGGAACGGAAAAAGACGGGCATCGGGAGCCTCAAGATCGGTTTCAACAACGTTTTCGGGTATTACATAGAAGTGACCAAGGCCAACTCCGGGCTGGTTCCCCACGATTATGTCAGGAAGCAGACCCTGGTAAACGCGGAACGATACATCAATGAAGAACTCAAGCGCTACGAGGAACAGGTGCTGAATGCCGAAGAGCGGCGAAGGGAACGCGAGTATGACCTGTTTGTCGAAGTCCGTGAAAAGATTGCCCGGGAAATCGCCCGGGTCCAGAAAACGGCTTCCCTCGTGGCCGACCTGGACGTGCTCCACTCCCTTGCCGAAGTGGCCGACCTTTACGGCTACTGCTGCCCGCGGGTGGATGACGGAGACGTAATCTCCATCCGCGAGGGGCGCCATGCCGTGGTGGAACGGATGAACCTGGACGACGGCTTCGTTGCCAACGACACGTTTCTTGACCGGGGGGCGAACCGCTTTCTCATAATCACGGGACCCAACATGGCCGGCAAATCGACCTACATCAGGCAGACGGCCCTCATCGTCCTGCTGGCCCAGATGGGCAGCTTTGTTCCGGCCGATTCCGCCGAGATCGGCGTTGTGGATCGGATATTCACCCGGGTGGGCGCCGGCGACAGTCTCGCCAGGGGCAGGAGCACCTTCATGGTGGAAATGATGGAAGTGGCTTCGATTCTGAAAAACGCCACCGCGGGAAGCCTCATCCTGCTTGACGAGGTGGGTCGGGGGACCAGTACTTTCGACGGTCTCAGCATCGCCTGGGCCGTGAGCGAGTATATTCACGACAGCGAGCGCATCGGCGCGCGGACGCTCTTTGCCACGCACTACCACGAACTGACGGACATCGCGCGAACCAGGGAAGGCGTAAAAAATTACAGCATCGCCGTAAAGGAGTGGGGTGACCGGATCATCTTTCTGCGGAGGATCGTTGCGGGAGGTACGAACAGGAGCTACGGCATCCAGGTCGCCCGCCTTGCCGGCGTTCCCGAGGCCGTTCTCACGAGGGCCCGTGAGGTGCTCCGGAACCTGGAGCGGGGCGAGCTGAACGAAACCGGACTGCCGAAGATCGCCGACGGGAGAGGGCTGGGCCGCGTAAAAAACCCGGGGCAGCTTTCTCTTTTTGTCGATGAGGGGGAGCGGGTCCTGCGTGACATCAGGGAACTCGACACCGATACCCTGACGCCTCTCGATGCCCTGAGCATGATCAGCCTCTGGAAGGACCGGCTGAAACAATAA
- a CDS encoding phage holin family protein, with protein MIILIRWLILTVAVMVASCLLEGVQITSFFSALFTAAVLGFLNTFFRPILLVLTLPINVLSLGLFTFIINALLIKMASGVVPGFSVQGFWTAVFAALIISIVSTLLEALHRGIDGRRKSSAGPDGTEGYIDLEKKGDDRWE; from the coding sequence ATGATCATACTGATTCGGTGGCTGATACTGACCGTTGCCGTCATGGTCGCTTCCTGTCTGCTTGAGGGGGTTCAGATCACCAGCTTTTTCTCCGCGCTTTTCACCGCCGCCGTTCTCGGCTTCCTGAACACCTTCTTCAGGCCCATTCTGCTCGTCCTGACACTGCCCATCAACGTCCTCAGCCTGGGGCTTTTTACCTTCATCATCAATGCCCTGCTTATCAAGATGGCTTCCGGAGTCGTCCCGGGGTTCTCTGTCCAGGGATTCTGGACAGCTGTTTTCGCGGCCCTTATAATCAGCATCGTGAGTACTCTTCTGGAGGCGCTACACCGCGGTATCGACGGGAGAAGAAAGTCTTCCGCGGGACCTGACGGAACGGAAGGATACATTGATCTCGAGAAGAAGGGTGACGATCGGTGGGAGTGA
- a CDS encoding class I SAM-dependent methyltransferase encodes MKRISTTEDFYSHGLVDLMTEYTICESLGSIDSPYMAALEEPRTFGASLGRMLADQGVLRAGMRVCEVGGGYGSLMRGLLESRGDTFSHVTMLDLSRQLLERQRRVLFRWREKVSFVNGNIQSLLPGLSGIDLFIMNEVAGDLKTWINLDPKNLPEEAARFVDRYGLDIPSEGFFHFNMGVLLVVEELCRKGRPAFLSEHSSDPLIPHDMDYLGRDLERNGYPREIRLRGHSEYTVRFSHVADVARGLGRKVVTGSLADLVGLAPSPRLRAVFLGRMTASDENAVLYELLDHIREYRWLLIL; translated from the coding sequence ATGAAAAGGATAAGTACAACGGAGGATTTTTACAGTCACGGTCTCGTGGACCTCATGACGGAATATACCATCTGCGAATCACTGGGCAGTATCGATTCGCCCTACATGGCGGCTCTCGAAGAGCCCAGAACCTTCGGAGCCTCCCTGGGACGAATGCTCGCCGACCAGGGTGTTCTCCGGGCAGGAATGCGGGTCTGTGAGGTCGGCGGAGGCTACGGCAGCCTCATGAGAGGTCTTCTTGAAAGCCGTGGTGATACCTTCAGCCATGTCACCATGCTCGACTTGTCCAGGCAGCTCCTGGAGCGTCAGAGAAGGGTGCTTTTCCGCTGGCGGGAGAAGGTCTCCTTTGTCAACGGAAACATTCAGAGCCTGCTTCCGGGCCTGTCGGGGATCGATCTTTTCATCATGAACGAGGTTGCCGGCGATCTCAAAACCTGGATCAACCTGGATCCGAAGAACCTGCCGGAAGAGGCCGCGCGGTTCGTTGACCGCTACGGTCTCGACATTCCGTCGGAGGGGTTCTTTCATTTCAACATGGGGGTCCTTCTCGTCGTGGAGGAGCTGTGCCGCAAGGGCCGGCCGGCCTTTCTTTCGGAGCACTCCAGTGATCCCCTCATTCCCCATGACATGGACTACCTGGGACGGGACCTGGAAAGGAACGGATATCCCCGGGAGATCAGGTTGCGGGGGCACTCGGAATACACGGTTCGATTCAGCCACGTGGCAGATGTTGCCCGCGGCCTGGGCAGAAAGGTTGTGACGGGCTCCCTTGCCGATCTCGTGGGACTCGCACCTTCCCCGCGCCTGAGGGCCGTTTTCCTGGGGCGCATGACCGCAAGCGATGAGAACGCGGTTCTTTACGAGTTGCTCGATCATATCCGGGAATACCGCTGGCTTCTGATACTCTGA
- a CDS encoding aconitate hydratase, with amino-acid sequence MGQSLTEKIIESHLVAGTWHPGRQIAIRIDQTLTQDATGTMAYLQFEAMGIPRPATDLSVSYIDHNTIQIGFENADDHRYLHDVARKYGIRLSRAGNGICHQVHLERFGVPGTTLLGSDSHTPTAGGLGMLAIGTGGLDVALAMAGRPFYLACPRVIEIKLIGALSPWVTAKDVILHVLRHFTTRGNVGSVFEYTGDGVTTLSVPERATITNMGAECGVTTSIFPSDGTTRRFLTSQGRGGDWKELTADRDALYDGLFSIDLTTLEPLVATPHSPENVVELKNISGLPVDQVCIGSCTNGSFHDLAMAASILKGRVIHEDVSLIVAPGSRQVLENLARDGYLADLIAAGARIDECACGFCIGNSCSPPSRGVSLRTSNRNFRGRSGTADADVYLVSPVSAAAAAVTGVITDPRTLGIEFPRVPLPDTFHVDDGMILFHHEPPGEPVEIRRGGNIGQPPVNQPFPEEISGEVLIKVGDRVTTDHIMPAGELMKYRSNIERYAEFVFKPIDPSFPERARHLKARGGQGIIVAGLSYGQGSSREHAAMCPMHLGVKAVIALSFERIHAANLINFGILPILFSTNDDYEAVQTGDTLHIPHIRARIASSGTLTIHNRTRGTTFQGILDLSERDKEILPAGGALNLVRKQDVSKDEKHR; translated from the coding sequence ATGGGACAGAGCCTGACGGAAAAAATCATCGAATCGCACCTTGTGGCAGGAACCTGGCATCCCGGGCGGCAGATCGCCATCAGGATCGATCAGACCCTCACACAGGACGCCACGGGAACCATGGCCTACCTTCAATTTGAAGCAATGGGCATTCCCCGGCCTGCGACGGACCTTTCCGTGAGTTACATCGATCACAATACGATCCAGATCGGCTTTGAAAACGCCGATGATCACCGTTACCTTCACGATGTGGCCCGGAAATACGGTATCCGGCTCTCCCGGGCGGGAAACGGCATCTGTCACCAGGTACACCTGGAGCGATTCGGTGTACCCGGCACAACCCTTCTCGGTTCCGACAGCCACACCCCCACGGCGGGAGGACTGGGAATGCTGGCCATCGGGACCGGAGGTCTTGACGTGGCCCTGGCCATGGCCGGCCGGCCCTTCTACCTGGCCTGTCCCCGGGTTATCGAAATAAAGCTGATCGGGGCGCTCTCTCCCTGGGTGACGGCAAAGGATGTCATTCTACACGTACTCCGGCATTTTACCACCCGGGGGAACGTGGGGAGCGTCTTCGAATACACAGGCGACGGAGTGACGACCCTGTCCGTGCCCGAACGTGCCACCATAACCAACATGGGAGCAGAGTGCGGTGTCACCACGTCGATCTTCCCCAGCGACGGGACCACAAGACGCTTTCTCACATCCCAGGGGCGGGGCGGGGACTGGAAGGAACTCACGGCTGACCGGGACGCCCTCTATGACGGCCTGTTCTCCATCGACCTGACGACACTGGAACCGCTGGTTGCCACACCCCACAGTCCGGAAAACGTCGTGGAGCTGAAAAACATCAGCGGCCTTCCCGTTGACCAGGTCTGTATAGGAAGCTGCACAAACGGATCGTTCCATGACCTGGCCATGGCCGCGTCGATTCTGAAGGGACGGGTCATACACGAAGACGTAAGCCTTATCGTGGCTCCCGGATCGAGGCAGGTGCTGGAAAACCTGGCCCGGGACGGCTACCTCGCCGACCTGATAGCAGCGGGAGCCCGCATTGATGAATGTGCCTGCGGTTTCTGCATCGGCAACAGCTGCAGCCCCCCATCCCGTGGGGTATCGCTGCGTACATCGAACAGGAATTTCAGAGGGCGGTCGGGAACAGCCGACGCGGACGTGTACCTCGTAAGCCCTGTATCAGCGGCCGCGGCGGCCGTCACGGGTGTTATCACCGATCCCCGGACACTGGGAATCGAATTCCCCCGCGTCCCCCTGCCCGACACATTTCATGTCGACGACGGCATGATTCTGTTTCACCACGAGCCTCCGGGAGAACCCGTCGAAATCCGCAGAGGCGGAAACATAGGGCAACCGCCGGTCAATCAACCTTTTCCGGAAGAAATTTCCGGAGAGGTTCTCATCAAGGTGGGAGACCGGGTTACGACGGACCACATCATGCCTGCGGGCGAACTCATGAAATACCGCTCCAACATCGAACGCTACGCTGAATTCGTTTTCAAACCGATCGATCCGTCCTTCCCGGAACGGGCCCGGCACCTGAAAGCCCGGGGGGGACAGGGTATCATCGTGGCGGGGCTGTCCTACGGCCAGGGTTCATCCCGCGAACACGCGGCCATGTGTCCCATGCACCTGGGCGTCAAGGCCGTTATCGCCCTGTCCTTTGAACGGATCCACGCGGCAAATCTCATAAATTTCGGTATCCTTCCCATACTGTTCAGCACGAACGACGACTATGAAGCTGTCCAGACGGGCGACACCCTCCACATACCCCACATACGGGCCCGGATCGCGTCATCCGGCACGCTGACGATTCATAACCGTACCAGGGGCACCACCTTCCAGGGAATTCTGGATCTTTCGGAGCGGGATAAAGAGATTCTCCCGGCCGGCGGCGCCCTGAATCTCGTAAGAAAACAGGATGTTTCAAAGGACGAAAAGCACCGATAA